The genomic DNA AGACTCTTTGAATTCATGACCGGCGGAGAAGCCGGTATAACGGCGTCTTTCCCGTCCGGTATCGTCGGTACAACCGCGGAAAATCTCAAGGGTTCCGCCGCGGGAGAGAATCACGAACACACCGAGATGTATCCCGGTTTCGCGAAGATCGCGGACGAAGAGGGTTTTGTCGAGATCGCCGCCGCGATGCGCTCAATAGCCATCGCCGAAAAACAGCATGAAAAACGTTTTCTCGGACTTTTAAAAAACATAAAAGCAGGAAAGGTTTTTAAAAAAGACACTCCTGTCAAATGGCGCTGCGGGAATTGCGGCTATATACATGAAGGAGCGGAAGCGCTCGATGAATGTCCCGCCTGCGCCCATCCGCAGGCC from Candidatus Omnitrophota bacterium includes the following:
- a CDS encoding rubrerythrin family protein, translating into MANLKGTKTEKNLMAAFAGESQARNRYDFFASKAKKEGFVQVSDIFSETSANEKEHAKRLFEFMTGGEAGITASFPSGIVGTTAENLKGSAAGENHEHTEMYPGFAKIADEEGFVEIAAAMRSIAIAEKQHEKRFLGLLKNIKAGKVFKKDTPVKWRCGNCGYIHEGAEALDECPACAHPQAHFQLLAENW